The Persephonella sp. KM09-Lau-8 nucleotide sequence CATCTATAAGGTCATCTATATTTTCAAATATCTCCTGTTCTCCCGTTTCCATATCCTTTAGCTCAGGCTTTTCTGATACAAATACAACAAAACTTCCACCAAGTTTGTTTGCTGTTTTCATTTTTGATTTTAGGCTTCCTTCTTTAAGAAGTAGCTCTGTTTTCATTCCATTATTTCTTAGCTTTTCTGCTGCTTTTAATGCCTGAATATTGAATTCGGAAACGACCGGTATCACAACCACAAGAGGTTTATCCTTTGGTAAGTTTTCCACCAGAAGCATTAATCTTTCTATCCCTGCTGCAAATCCCAGTGCAGGGGTGTCGGGACCTCCAAGCTGTTTCACAAGGGTATCGTATCTACCGCCTGCAGCAACAGTCCCCTGTGCTCCAATTTTGTCTGTGATAAACTCAAAGACTGTATCAGTGTAATAGTCCAAGCCTCTAACCAGTCTTGGATTTTCAACAAATTCTATGTTTAAGGCTTTTAAATACTCTTTTAGTTCATCATATCTTTTGAGGCTTTCTTCAGATAGAAAATCTATAAGAGCCGGTGCTTCCTTTGTGATTTCTTTGCAGCTTTCAACTTTGCAGTCTAAAACTCTAAGTGGATTTCTTTCTATTCTGCTCTGGCAATCTTCACATAAAAACTCCCTTTTACTTTCTAAAAATTCTTTAAGTACTTCCATATATTTTTTTCGGCTTTCAAAATCTCCCAGAGTATTTATCTCAAGTCTTGCAGAAATCCCAAGGGCTTTCAGTATATCGCTTACCATCTTAATCAGCTCTGCATCCGCCATAGGGGAAGAAACCCCAAAAATCTCTGCACCTATCTGGTGGAACTGTCTGTATCTTCCTGCCTGAGGCCTTTCATATCTGAACATTGCACCTTCATAAAATAGTTTGTGGTATCCACCCTGTGCATACATTCTTTCTTCAACATAGGCCCTGACTGCACTTGCTGTTCCTTCAGGTCTGAGGGCTACCTTTCTACCTCCTTTGTCTTCAAATACATACATTTCCTTCTGAACTATATCTGTAGCTTCCCCTACAGACCTTACAAACAGGGAAACGTCTTCAACATAAGGAAGAATAATCTCGCTGAAATTATATTTCTCAAATATTTTTCTGGCAGTATCAACAACGTATCTATATTTTTTTGCATTTTCCCCGTATATATCCTGAAATCCTCTAATTTTTTTTATCTCAGACAAGTTTTCTCCTCCGGAGATGTTTTTAACAAAATTATAAACCAATTGCTGCTTTGACTTTTTGATAACAGACTGGACAGAAGAAATAGCTCTTGCGGTCTGTATCAACTATTGAGTTTGAAAAATGCATCACACATTCAGGGTCAGGACAATGTCCAAGACCAAGGGTATGCCCTATTTCATGGACAGCCTCTTTAGTTATTCTATCAATAAAAATCTGATTATCTTCCGGAAGTCCATAAAAAGTGTTATGTAAGCGATAAGTAGATATAACGGCTGTTTTTGTGATAGGAGATGCTACTCCAAATACAAAGTTCAGGTCAGGTTCGTATAAATCTGTAGAAACTATACCAAGGGCGATTTCTTTATAGAAAAATTTTTCGCCTAAAACCCATTGCTTAAGCAATGGGATACAGGCGAAACGGCGTAAGCCGTAAAAACCCTTTGAGCGTTTAATTTTTCATTTTTTCTTAAAAGGCTTGCTTTTTTCGTTAAACTACCATACCATAATACTATGGTTGAAATAAAGAGTAATAAACATTCTAAATGGCAAACAGCTTACCATATAGTCTGGATACCAAAATATAGAAAACCTGTTTTAAAAGGTAAGATTGAGGAAAGATTGAAAGAGTTGATTTTTGAAATAGCTGATGAATATGGATTTGACATATTAGCTTTAGAAATAATGCCAGACCATATACATTTGTTTGTATCAGCTCCACCTAAATATGCACCTGCAACTTTAGTTAAGCTGTTTAAAGGAATAACTGCAAGGAAACTGTTTAAAGAGTTTCCAGAACTCAAAAAGCAGTTTAGGAAAGGTCATCTATGGACACCATCTTACTATTTAGGAACTGCTGGTAATGTATCAGCAGATATAATCAAAAGGTATATAGAGGAATGTCAAGGAAAGTAAAAAGAAACTTAAGAATAGAGCTTAACAATGCAGACCCAACCACAAACATAGTATTAGGCTATCTAACTTACCACGCAGGAAAACTATGGAATGAGGCAAACTACCTTGTAAAAAACAAACTGGCAAAACCAAACAAGTTTGACCTATACAACAAACTAAAAGACACTTCCATACATAAAAAATCCCTACAAAGCAGAACAGCACAGATTGTTTTAGATGAGCTTTCAAGAGGTTGGCAGAATTTCTTTAAATACTTGCAAAAACCAGAAAAATATCCATCACCAGTAAAACCACCCAAATATAACAAGAAAAAATCACCACACAGACCAGTAATTTACGACAAAACAGGATTGACAATTGAAGGTAATACAATAAGGTTAAGTCTATCAAAAGAATTAAAACAACATCTAAAAGAAAAACACGGTATAGATATAGATTACTTGAGAATAGAAACAGGATTAGATTTAAGCCAGTTAAACATACTAAATATACAAATCACACCATACAAAGCATATGGAAATATAACATACAGGCTAAACATCGTATATGAGAAAGAGATAGACAAATCTCTGATTTGGGCGACTGAAAAGGAGCAAGAAACCAAACCAAAAACAGATAAAGCATTAGCAACAGACTATGGAGTATCAAACTTTGCAACGATTGTAATAGAAAACCAACCAGTAAGCTATATTGTAGATGGCAAAGGGATACAATCAATATTAAGAAAATACCTAAAGAAATTGGCAAAATGGCAAAAGAAAAGAGACAATCTATTAAATAAAGGACTGCCAACAAGTAGAGTAGATAAGATACTCCACAGAATACAAAAAAGAATAAATAACCTGATACGAGACTTTAGCCATAAGGTTTCAAGTCTAATAGTAGAGCTTGCAAAGAGATACAATGTTTCAACAATTGTGATAGGCAAACTCCAAGAGAGTAAAAACAAGGAAAGCAAGCTAACAAGTATAGTAGACCAGATGCTTAGTTTACTACCACACGGTAAAGTATCAAAGCAAATAGAATATAAAGCAGAGGAATACGGAATAAAAACAATCCTTGTAGATGAAAGCTATACTTCAGGTGTGGACAGTCTACTAAATCAGACTGTTTCAAAAGAAAACTACACACCTGAAGCAAGGAAACATAGAGGAATATTTAAAAGTATACTTGGGTTAATCAATGCAGATGTAAACGGAGCGAGAAATATACTAAAGAAGTTTAAAAAGAGATTTCACGATTACATTACAGGCTTAAAGAAAGTAATAAGAATTAGAGTATTTGGAAAGTTAGCAAGTAGCCCCAAGTTTGTCCGAGTATATGGGCAGATAGGGGTAGCAAGGTGTGGTGACCACCTGTCAGGGATAAGGCTATCTCAGGATAGCAAACTCCCTGTGAAGCCACCGACTTTAGTCGGTGTGTAGTTCACCAAAACTATTCTCAGGATAATAAGGCTGTATAACGATACCTGTATAATTCATATCTTTTAAAATATGCGATATATGTATCTATGCCACCCTTATATATAAAAATATATTTGATTATAAAAACTTTGATTTTTCCAGAAAAACCTTTTAAAATTAAACAATCAGTGCTTATTTCAAAAGGAAGAGGTGGGACAATGGAAAAGTTTAAACTTAGAGTTTTCAGATACGACCCTACAAAAGATTCAGAGCCCTACTACAAAACCTATGAGCTTCCTGTTGAGAAAGGAATGACTGTCCTTGCAGCACTCTTTAAAGCAAAAGAAGAACAAGACCCAACAATATCTTTCCGTTATAACTGCCGTGCTGCTATCTGTGGTTCCTGTGCAATGAGAATAAACGGTCATGCAACACTGGCGTGTAAAGTTCAGATAACACATCTCCTTGAAAAATATC carries:
- the tnpA gene encoding IS200/IS605 family transposase, which produces MVEIKSNKHSKWQTAYHIVWIPKYRKPVLKGKIEERLKELIFEIADEYGFDILALEIMPDHIHLFVSAPPKYAPATLVKLFKGITARKLFKEFPELKKQFRKGHLWTPSYYLGTAGNVSADIIKRYIEECQGK
- a CDS encoding transposase; amino-acid sequence: MSRKVKRNLRIELNNADPTTNIVLGYLTYHAGKLWNEANYLVKNKLAKPNKFDLYNKLKDTSIHKKSLQSRTAQIVLDELSRGWQNFFKYLQKPEKYPSPVKPPKYNKKKSPHRPVIYDKTGLTIEGNTIRLSLSKELKQHLKEKHGIDIDYLRIETGLDLSQLNILNIQITPYKAYGNITYRLNIVYEKEIDKSLIWATEKEQETKPKTDKALATDYGVSNFATIVIENQPVSYIVDGKGIQSILRKYLKKLAKWQKKRDNLLNKGLPTSRVDKILHRIQKRINNLIRDFSHKVSSLIVELAKRYNVSTIVIGKLQESKNKESKLTSIVDQMLSLLPHGKVSKQIEYKAEEYGIKTILVDESYTSGVDSLLNQTVSKENYTPEARKHRGIFKSILGLINADVNGARNILKKFKKRFHDYITGLKKVIRIRVFGKLASSPKFVRVYGQIGVARCGDHLSGIRLSQDSKLPVKPPTLVGV
- the hisS gene encoding histidine--tRNA ligase — protein: MSEIKKIRGFQDIYGENAKKYRYVVDTARKIFEKYNFSEIILPYVEDVSLFVRSVGEATDIVQKEMYVFEDKGGRKVALRPEGTASAVRAYVEERMYAQGGYHKLFYEGAMFRYERPQAGRYRQFHQIGAEIFGVSSPMADAELIKMVSDILKALGISARLEINTLGDFESRKKYMEVLKEFLESKREFLCEDCQSRIERNPLRVLDCKVESCKEITKEAPALIDFLSEESLKRYDELKEYLKALNIEFVENPRLVRGLDYYTDTVFEFITDKIGAQGTVAAGGRYDTLVKQLGGPDTPALGFAAGIERLMLLVENLPKDKPLVVVIPVVSEFNIQALKAAEKLRNNGMKTELLLKEGSLKSKMKTANKLGGSFVVFVSEKPELKDMETGEQEIFENIDDLIDVLKDKAQV
- a CDS encoding archaemetzincin family Zn-dependent metalloprotease, translated to MLKQWVLGEKFFYKEIALGIVSTDLYEPDLNFVFGVASPITKTAVISTYRLHNTFYGLPEDNQIFIDRITKEAVHEIGHTLGLGHCPDPECVMHFSNSIVDTDRKSYFFCPVCYQKVKAAIGL